A region of Haloplanus sp. XH21 DNA encodes the following proteins:
- a CDS encoding Nramp family divalent metal transporter, with amino-acid sequence MSTGEIEAGEARISEPPSTLKEFLSYMGPAWVFTASQIGGGEVLSVPLGGAYLGMEGIWLIPLITFTKIFGQYYLVRYGVMTGDTFLDALYEKGWWLKWIFYYVFLGGIIYAIGLSGHLGETAGAFNHLVPAIPTNVWMIGTVLAGLGIVGLRSYGLIEKIATSLLWIFLVLIAFVSLSTVDVWGPNLASGLVPSIPGRVEGLGVGGMAFILTMFGWIGAGFGPTVSYVWFAKDKVMGMFEPLDKGYDIDKYDLSDEEIHRLKGWGDIVLWQNLLSSAILATFSFFMWTAAAATLHVEGIQPSGFTVIPEMANIFTTQFGEWSATLFLLTTVAALFSTLIGPLYGMSRLWEDAFALHGVFDNYNITRDTTFRLTIVLFSAIPLALNLFIEAPLILFALSGALFAPVIGLMYLAVMYMSFEIDIDSLSPVRTWAVALAIFAGVVMIVSGVWEARSSLQTIQTLLGL; translated from the coding sequence GTGAGCACCGGCGAAATCGAGGCCGGCGAGGCCCGTATCTCGGAGCCGCCGTCGACGCTGAAGGAGTTCCTCAGCTACATGGGACCCGCCTGGGTCTTCACCGCCTCGCAGATCGGCGGCGGTGAAGTCCTGAGCGTCCCGCTCGGTGGTGCGTACCTCGGTATGGAGGGTATCTGGCTCATCCCACTCATCACGTTCACGAAGATCTTCGGCCAGTACTACCTCGTTCGGTACGGCGTCATGACCGGCGACACGTTCCTCGACGCCCTCTACGAGAAGGGCTGGTGGCTGAAGTGGATCTTCTACTACGTGTTCCTGGGCGGAATCATCTACGCCATCGGTCTCTCCGGCCATCTCGGTGAGACCGCGGGCGCGTTCAATCACCTGGTCCCGGCCATCCCGACGAACGTCTGGATGATCGGAACGGTGCTCGCCGGCCTGGGTATCGTCGGCCTGCGCTCGTACGGCCTCATCGAGAAGATCGCCACGTCGCTGCTGTGGATCTTCTTGGTGCTCATCGCCTTCGTCTCGCTCAGCACGGTCGATGTCTGGGGTCCCAACCTCGCGAGTGGCCTCGTCCCTTCGATACCCGGCCGCGTCGAAGGTCTCGGCGTCGGGGGCATGGCGTTCATCCTCACGATGTTCGGCTGGATCGGCGCGGGCTTCGGTCCGACCGTCTCCTACGTCTGGTTCGCCAAGGACAAGGTGATGGGGATGTTCGAACCCCTCGATAAGGGCTACGACATCGACAAGTACGACCTCTCCGACGAGGAGATTCACCGCCTCAAGGGCTGGGGCGACATCGTCCTCTGGCAAAACCTGCTCTCGTCGGCCATCCTGGCGACCTTCTCCTTCTTCATGTGGACGGCCGCGGCCGCGACGCTCCACGTCGAAGGCATCCAGCCCAGCGGCTTCACCGTCATCCCGGAGATGGCCAACATCTTCACGACCCAGTTCGGCGAGTGGTCCGCCACGCTGTTCCTGCTGACCACCGTTGCCGCGCTGTTCTCGACGCTCATCGGCCCGCTCTACGGCATGTCGCGGCTCTGGGAGGACGCCTTCGCGCTCCACGGCGTGTTCGACAACTACAACATCACCCGTGACACCACCTTCCGGCTGACGATCGTCCTCTTCTCGGCGATCCCGCTCGCGCTCAACCTCTTCATCGAGGCGCCGCTGATCCTCTTTGCCCTCTCCGGTGCCCTCTTCGCGCCGGTCATCGGGCTCATGTACCTCGCCGTGATGTACATGTCCTTCGAGATCGACATCGACTCGCTCTCGCCGGTGCGAACCTGGGCGGTCGCGCTCGCCATCTTCGCCGGCGTCGTCATGATCGTCTCCGGGGTCTGGGAAGCCCGCAGTTCGCTCCAGACCATCCAGACGCTGCTCGGCCTGTAG
- a CDS encoding universal stress protein, with amino-acid sequence MVILTAIDRDPGCKGVVETAYDLSTSMDMQLVILHVVPEDGDEEAAREEIEEIVTSVIGDLEGVDLRIMPEQSRRDLPTGRTANHILQVAEEIEPDYIVIGSRKRTGLGKILLGSVSKLILANADVPVVTVEQTRENED; translated from the coding sequence ATGGTGATACTGACCGCCATCGACAGAGACCCCGGTTGTAAAGGGGTCGTCGAAACCGCATACGACCTTTCGACCAGCATGGACATGCAGCTCGTCATACTCCACGTCGTGCCCGAAGACGGCGACGAGGAGGCTGCCCGCGAGGAGATCGAGGAGATCGTCACGTCGGTCATCGGCGACCTGGAGGGCGTGGACCTGCGGATCATGCCCGAGCAGTCGCGGCGCGACCTGCCCACGGGACGGACCGCGAACCACATCCTGCAAGTGGCCGAAGAGATCGAACCGGACTACATCGTCATCGGCTCGCGCAAGCGGACGGGCCTGGGGAAGATCCTGCTCGGCAGCGTCTCGAAGCTCATCTTGGCCAACGCGGACGTGCCCGTGGTGACGGTCGAACAGACGCGGGAAAACGAGGACTAG
- a CDS encoding MFS transporter yields MLGIDADRGLGLVPWRSSTLYVVLACSLMGVMGVSLVSPVLPDLRPVFGISDAQVGLVITAYTLPGVFVTPFVGLVADRIGRRRVIVPLLFVFAAAGAGVAFARTFSEVLALRFLQGVGASALITLAVTLIGDVYEGRRRDAVMGVNGSTVGTGAAFYPLLGGALAGIRWNAPFLFFGVGALVGLFALLALAEPEAERSTDVRAYLSRLWKVALLPEALAIFLALFVAFFLFYGAILTALPLLLSDVFGLGAGRIGATLSMVAVASAAVSSQYGRLSSLRSAAELVALGFVAYGVGLLAVRLAPSPATVAVALLVFGVGFGVVMPSIDSAVVTLVADDLRAGAMGMRTSMLRLGQTLGPVGFTVTADAAFASTVVGYRSLLVVSGAVAVVAGVGSYLWLRR; encoded by the coding sequence GTGCTCGGAATCGACGCCGACCGCGGGCTGGGCCTCGTCCCCTGGCGGTCGAGCACGCTCTATGTCGTGCTCGCGTGCTCGCTGATGGGGGTCATGGGCGTCTCGCTCGTCAGTCCCGTCCTCCCCGACCTCCGCCCCGTGTTCGGCATCAGCGACGCGCAGGTCGGCCTCGTCATCACCGCCTACACGCTCCCCGGCGTCTTCGTCACCCCGTTCGTGGGTCTGGTCGCCGATCGGATCGGGCGCCGACGGGTGATCGTTCCGCTGCTCTTCGTGTTCGCCGCCGCCGGTGCGGGTGTCGCCTTCGCCCGCACCTTCTCCGAGGTGCTGGCGCTTCGCTTCCTGCAGGGCGTGGGCGCGAGCGCGCTCATCACGCTCGCGGTGACGCTCATCGGCGATGTCTACGAGGGCCGGCGCCGTGACGCGGTGATGGGGGTCAACGGGAGCACTGTCGGCACCGGCGCGGCGTTCTACCCCCTGCTCGGCGGAGCGCTCGCCGGGATCCGCTGGAACGCGCCCTTCCTCTTTTTCGGCGTCGGTGCGCTGGTCGGCCTGTTTGCCCTGCTCGCGCTGGCCGAACCCGAAGCCGAGCGCTCGACCGACGTGCGCGCGTACCTCTCCCGTCTCTGGAAAGTCGCCCTGCTCCCCGAGGCGCTGGCCATCTTTCTGGCGCTGTTCGTGGCTTTCTTTCTCTTCTACGGCGCCATCCTCACGGCGCTCCCACTGCTCCTGAGCGACGTGTTCGGTCTCGGCGCCGGCCGCATCGGCGCCACGCTGTCGATGGTCGCCGTCGCGAGCGCCGCCGTCTCCTCGCAGTACGGCCGCCTCTCGTCGCTCCGGTCGGCGGCGGAACTCGTCGCGCTCGGCTTCGTCGCCTACGGCGTGGGACTGTTGGCGGTGCGCCTCGCGCCGTCGCCGGCGACGGTGGCCGTCGCGTTGCTCGTGTTCGGCGTCGGCTTCGGCGTCGTGATGCCCTCTATCGACTCCGCCGTCGTGACGCTCGTCGCCGACGACCTGCGCGCCGGCGCGATGGGGATGCGAACGAGTATGCTCCGCCTCGGACAGACGCTCGGTCCCGTGGGCTTCACCGTCACCGCCGACGCCGCCTTCGCGTCGACTGTCGTCGGCTACCGGAGTCTGCTCGTCGTCTCCGGAGCTGTCGCCGTCGTCGCCGGCGTCGGGAGCTACCTGTGGCTGCGGCGCTAG